The window GTTTTCCTTTTCTAGCTTTAATCTGATATCGCCCTCTAATTGTATATCTTTTATTGTGCCTGTATGGCCTAAAATACTTCCCTCGCTATCCTTGAAAACTGACATTTCAAGCCTGCATTCAACTTGCATGCCATTTTTTCTTTTTAATTTTACATTAAAATTCTGAATTTTTCCTCTTCGATACAAATCTTTTAATAAAAGCTCTCTGTCGGAGGGATTGATATGCATCTCAGTTGCATCCATGCCTAAAAGTTCTTTTTTCGGGTAACCGAGTATGCGTGATGTGTCCTCGTTTGCATAGACGATTATGCCATCTTTGTTTACGGAAATGTTGGGAAGGGCATATGCATGATTCAAGTATATATCTGGCAGAAAAGTGTTATATTTTTTATTACGTTTGATTTTGGTGTTGGTACTATCATCTTTTGCCATGGAAGACCTTCTTAGGGTGTAATGTTTCACTCTAGAATCAATTGATAATCTTTTTCCATATATATAAAGATATGGAAAAAAAAAGGGAAAAT is drawn from Methanofastidiosum sp. and contains these coding sequences:
- a CDS encoding PAS domain-containing protein, which gives rise to MAKDDSTNTKIKRNKKYNTFLPDIYLNHAYALPNISVNKDGIIVYANEDTSRILGYPKKELLGMDATEMHINPSDRELLLKDLYRRGKIQNFNVKLKRKNGMQVECRLEMSVFKDSEGSILGHTGTIKDIQLEGDIRLKLEKEN